Proteins encoded within one genomic window of Ptiloglossa arizonensis isolate GNS036 chromosome 3, iyPtiAriz1_principal, whole genome shotgun sequence:
- the Na gene encoding sodium leak channel non-selective protein na isoform X2 has protein sequence MMLGRKQSLKGEPVLADYGPEESLNESADIDWVNKLWVRRLMRFCALVSLASVCLNTPKTFEKVPPLQYVTFICDLVVTFLFTAEMIAKMHIRGILERDKSYLKDHWCQFDGSMVVFLWLSVILQMFEMLGFVLKFSYVSILRAPRPLIMIRFLRVFLKFSMPKARINLIFKRSSQQIYNVTLFFLFFMSLYGLLGVQFFGELKNHCVLNTTDPKHITINSLAIPDTFCSTDPESGYQCPEGMTCMKLELSKYIMGFNGFDNFVTSIFTVYQAASQEGWVFIMYRAIDSLPAWRAVLYFSTMIFFLAWLVKNVFIAVITETFNEIRVQFQQMWGVRGHISNSTASQILTGDDNGWKLVTLDENKHGGLASPLCHAILRSPHFRMVVMCAILANGITTATMSFKHDEKPRHTYYDNYYYAEIAFTTFLDLETLFKIWCLGFRSYYKHSIHKFELLLAIGTTIHIIPFFYLSGFTYFQVLRVVRLIKASPMLEDFVYKIFGPGKKLGSLIIFTMCLLVISSSISMQLFCFLCDFTKFETFPEAFMSMFQILTQEAWVDVMDETMLRTHETMGAFVAIYFILYHLFVTLIVLSLFVAVILDNLELDEDIKKLKQLKFREQSAEIKETLPFRLRIFEKFPDSPQMTCLHKVPSDFSLPKVRESFMRQFVFEMENEENEGAKKVNETFDSKMIYRKQRPVKILNNPPKVRNVVTNLKKAAVNYIINDSNNQRLLLGDSAMIPVPGKGLLKPQGTVNSAKQLRIDQKKSIRRSVRSGSIKLKQTYEHLMENGDIGGINRVSSSRSRPHDLDIKLLQAKRQQAEMRRNQREEDLRENHPFFDTPLFAVPRESKFRKICQSLVYARYDTNVKDPLTGKERKVQYKSLHNFLGLVTYLDWVMIFATTMSCISMMFETPRYRVMEIPALQIAEYGFVIFMSIELALKILADGLFFTPKAYIKDVASVLDVFIYVVSLVFLCWMPKSVPANSDAQLLMILRCVRPLRIFTLVPHMRKVVYELCRGFKEILLVSTLLILLMFIFASYGVQLYGGRLARCNDPTILKREDCVGVFMRRVFVTKMKLRPGQNESYPSILVPRVWANPRRFNFDNIGDALMALFEVLSFKGWLDVRDVLIKALGPVHAIYIHIYIFLGCMIGLTLFVGVVIANYSENKGTALLTVDQRRWCDLKKRLKIAQPLHLPPRPDGKKFRAFIYDITQNIYFKRFIAVMVLINSALLCVSWRIEGEHTEALATVSTILTLIFLVEVIMKNIAFTPRGYWQSRRNRYDLLVTVVGVIWIVIHCTMKNDLSYVIGFMVVILRFFTITGKHTTLKMLMLTVGVSVCKSFFIIFGMFLLVFFYALAGTIIFGTVKYGEGIGRRANFESPVTGVAMLFRIVTGEDWNKIMHDCMIQPPYCTPAANYWETDCGNFHASLIYFCTFYVIITYIVLNLLVAIIMENFSLFYSNEEDALLSYADIRNFQNTWNVVDNHQKGVIPVKRVKFILRLLKGRLETDPQKDRLLFKHMCYELEKLNNGEDVTFHDVINMLSYRSVDIRKALQLEELLAREEFEYIIEEEVAKQTIRNWLEGCLKKIRASGKQQNSLVAGLRANTDQPIQQQEHTEEKRKEADKEEETEIKDTDGSKHKAKKPVLPRSDSIGSGSGRKYLTPTLSDPASIRSEKDKNIPPKKRNNRPPQSTEQSRQQREAFNAKTTIPKPSSVILEVREWWKEQLVYSSESSEDEV, from the exons ATGATGCTGGGGCGCAAGCAGAGCCTCAAGGGGGAACCCGTCTTGGCCGATTATGGGCCAGAGGAATCCCTCAATGAAAGCGCTGACATAGATTGGGTGAACAag CTATGGGTTAGAAGATTGATGAGGTTCTGCGCCCTGGTATCTTTAGCTTCAGTCTGTTTGAATACACCAAAGACTTTTGAAAAAGTTCCACCTCTTCAATATGTTACCTTTATTTGCGACCTAGTTGTTACGTTTTTATTTACCGCCGAAATGATTGCCAAGATGCACATTAGAGGCATTCTAGAG AGGGACAAATCTTACCTGAAAGATCATTGGTGCCAATTTGATGGGAGTATGGTAGTATTTCTCTGGTTGTCCGTAATTTTACAGATGTTCGAAATGCTGGgctttgttttaaaatttagtTACGTTTCGATACTACGGGCACCACGACCCTTGATTATGATACGCTTTCTAAGAGTCTTCCTTAAGTTCTCCATGCCGAAAGCTaggattaatttaattttcaa ACGCTCGAGTCAACAAATATACAATGTGACTCTATTCTTCCTTTTCTTCATGTCCCTTTATGGTCTTCTGGGCGTCCAGTTCTTTGGTGAATTGAAAAATCATTGCGTTCTTAACACTACCGATCCAAAGCACATTACGATAAACAGCTTAGCGATTCCCGACACTTTTTGCTCGACTGATCCTGAATCGGGATATCAATGTCCAGAAGGGATGACCTGCATGAAGCTTGAGTTATCAAAATACATTATGGGTTTCAACGGTTTTGACAATTTTG ttaCGAGTATTTTTACCGTTTATCAAGCTGCATCGCAAGAGGGATGGGTGTTTATTATGTACCGTGCAATAGACAGTCTACCCGCTTGGCGTGCTGTTCTCTACTTCAGTACAATGATATTTTTCTTAGCTTGGCTTGTCAAGAACGTTTTCATCGCCGTTATCACAGAGACTTTTAACGAGATACGAGTACAGTTCCAGCAGATGTGGGGCGTCAGGGGACATATCAGTAATAGTACAGCGTCTCAA ATATTGACTGGCGATGACAACGGCTGGAAATTGGTAACTTTGGATGAAAATAAGCACGGAGGGCTGGCTTCTCCCTTGTGTCACGCAATTCTAAGATCTCCTCATTTTCGCATGGTGGTGATGTGTGCGATTCTGGCAAACGGCATTACCACCGCGACGATGAGCTTCAAACATGATGAAAAGCCAAGGCACACTTACTATGACAACTATTACTACGCGGAGATTGCGTTCACGACATTTTTGGATCTCGAAACTTTGttcaaaatttggtgccttggATTCCGCAGTTATTACAAGCATTCGATTCACAAATTCGAGCTGCTACTGGCAATTGGTACAACCATacacatcattccgttcttctaTCTTTCTGGATTCACGTATTTTCAG GTTCTTAGGGTGGTCAGACTCATCAAGGCATCCCCAATGTTAGAAGACTTCGTTTATAAGATATTTGGGCCTGGAAAGAAATTGGGTAGCCTCATCATTTTTACCATGTGCTTGCTGGTTATATCATCTAGTATTTCTATGCAGCTTTTCTGTTTTCTTTGTgattttacgaaattcgaaacgtttccagaG GCATTCATGTCTATGTTTCAAATCCTGACGCAAGAAGCTTGGGTTGATGTAATGGATGAAACAATGCTCAGAACACATGAAACAATGGGAGCTTTTGTCGCTATTTACTTCATTTTATATCATCTATTTGTCACATTG ATTGTGTTAAGTCTATTCGTCGCAGTCATTCTGGATAATCTTGAATTAGACGAAGATATCAAGAAGCTAAAGCAATTAAAGTTCCGTGAACAAAGtgcagaaataaaagaaactctACCATTCAGAttaagaatttttgaaaaatttcctgATAGTCCTCAAATGACATGCTTACATAAAGTACCATCAGATTTCAGTCTTCCAAAG GTACGTGAAAGCTTTATGCGACAATTTGTATTCgaaatggaaaacgaagaaaacgaaggggcgaaaaaagtaaacgaaacCTTTGATTCAAAAATGATATACAGAAAACAACGTCCAGTAAAGATTTTAAATAATCCACCGAAAGTAAGGAACGTTGTCACTAATCTTAAAAAAGCAGCTGTTAATTACATTATAAA TGATTCCAACAATCAAAGGCTTTTATTAGGTGATTCTGCTATGATACCAGTACCAGGAAAAGGTCTTTTGAAACCACAAGGTACTGTCAATAGTGCCAAGCAACTGCGTATCGATCAGAAAAA ATCAATCAGAAGAAGTGTTCGTAGCGGATCGATCAAGCTAAAACAAACCTATGAACATCTAATGGAAAATGGTGATATCGGAGGTATAAACAGAGTTAGTTCTTCTCGCAGTAGACCGCATGATTTGGACATTAAATTGCTACAAGCTAAAAGGCAACAAGCAGAGATGCGGAG AAATCAGCGCGAAGAGGATTTGCGTGAAAATCACCCATTTTTTGACACTCCATTATTTGCCGTACCGCGCGAGAGTaaatttcgcaaaatttgtcAATCGCTCGTTTACGCAAGGTACGACACAAACGTGAAAGATCCGTTAActggaaaagaaaggaaagttcAGTATAAAAGCCTACA CAATTTCCTTGGCTTGGTTACGTACCTTGATTGGGTAATGATCTTTGCTACGACGATGTCTTGCATCTCTATGATGTTTGAGACGCCTCGCTATCGCGTCATGGAAATCCCGGCATTGCAAATCGCTGAATACGGTTTTGTTATCTTCATGAGTATTGAATTGGCACTAAAGATTCTGGCCGACGGATTATTTTTTACGCCGAAGGCTTATATTAAAGATGTTGCCTCAGTTTTGGACGTTTTTATCTATGTT GTCAGTCTTGTGTTCCTTTGTTGGATGCCAAAGAGCGTGCCAGCAAATTCTGATGCGCAACTTCTCATGATTTTACGATGCGTTAGACCATTAAGAATCTTTACTCTTGTGCCGCATATGAGAAAGGTTGTTTACGAATTATGTAGGGGGTTCAAGGAAATCTTGCTG GTGTCTACTCTGTTGATCCTATTGATGTTCATATTTGCGAGTTATGGTGTACAGCTTTACGGTGGTAGATTAGCTCGGTGCAACGATCCAACCATCTTGAAACGGGAGGATTGCGTTGGAGTGTTCATGCGGAGGGTTTTTGtgacaaaaatgaaattacgaCCGGGCCAAAACGAGAGCTATCCATCTATATTAGTACCACGTGTTTG ggCCAATCCTAGACGATTTAATTTCGACAATATTGGTGATGCGCTAATGGCACTTTTTGAAGTACTCTCGTTTAAAGGGTGGTTAGACGTTAGAGATGTTCTTATCAAAGCTCTCGGACCC GTTCACGCTATTTATATCCACATCTATATCTTCCTGGGTTGTATGATTGGTTTGACTCTGTTCGTTGGTGTTGTTATTGCCAATTATTCTGAAAATAAAGGAACCGCGTTACTCACGGTCGATCAAAGACGATG GTGCGATTTAAAGAAGCGACTGAAAATCGCACAACCGTTGCACTTACCGCCTAGACCAGATGGAAAGAAATTCAGAGCCTTTATTTATGATATCACTCAAAATATCTATTTTAAAAGATTTATTGCGGTTATGGTACTTATAAACAGTGCTCTTCTATGTGTTTCC TGGAGAATCGAGGGAGAACACACGGAAGCACTCGCTACGGTGTCCACGATTCTGACACTGATCTTCCTCGTGGAAGTAATCATGAAAAATATTGCTTTTACACCACGTGGCTATTGGCAGTCCAGAAGAAACAGATATGATTTGCTCGTGACAGTCGTGGGTGTTATTTGGATCGTCATTCATTGTACAATGAAG AATGATTTGTCATACGTAATTGGCTTTATGGTCGTGATCCTTAGATTCTTCACCATCACTGGCAAACATACAACCCTTAAAATGTTGATGTTGACAGTTGGAGTGTCTGTTTGCAAAAGTTTCTTCATTATATTTGGCATGTTTCTCCTTGTTTTCTTTTACGCCCTAGCAGGCACAATCATTTTTGGGACCGTAAAGTATGGTGAAGGTATAGGGAG GCGTGCCAATTTTGAGTCACCTGTGACTGGCGTTGCTATGCTCTTTCGTATCGTCACAGGAGAAGACTGGAATAAGATAATGCACGATTGCATGATACAACCGCCGTATTGCACACCGGCTGCTAATTATTGGGAGACCGATTGCGGCAATTTTCATGCTTccttaatttatttttgtactttcTACGTCATTATCACATACATTGTTTTGAATCTTCTGGTAG CTATTATTATGgaaaatttttctctattttactCGAACGAAGAAGATGCTTTATTGTCGTATGCTGACATTAGGAATTTCCAAAATACCTGGAACGTCGTTGATAATCACCAAAAAGGTGTCATACCAGTGAAACGG GTGAAGTTTATCTTACGGCTATTGAAGGGTAGATTAGAGACCGATCCTCAAAAGGATCGACTGCTCTTTAAACATATGTGTTATGAActggaaaaattgaataatggTGAAGATGTTACTTTCCACGACGTCATCAA TATGTTGTCATATCGTTCAGTTGATATACGAAAAGCTCTTCAACTTGAGGAATTACTGGCAAGGGAGGAATTTGAATACATTATTGAAGAAGAAGTTGCTAAGCAAACAATAAGAAATTGGTTGGAgggttgtttaaaaaaaattcgagcAAGTGGG AAGCAACAAAATAGTCTTGTTGCTGGTCTTCGTGCAAACACTGACCAACCCATACAACAACAAGAACAtacagaagaaaaaagaaaggaagcaGACAAAGAAGAGGAAActgaaataaaa GACACCGATGGATCTAAGCATAAAGCAAAGAAACCAGTTCTTCCAAGATCTGATAGTATAGGCAGTGGATcaggaagaaaatatttaactcCAACATTGTCGGATCCTGCCTCGATTAGATCTGAAAAAGACAAGAATATACCACCTAAGAAAAGAAACAACAGACCACCAC AAAGCACAGAGCAAAGCAGACAACAGCGAGAAGCTTTTAATGCAAAAACAACTATACCAAAACCTTCCAGCGTTATACTAGAAGTTCGGGAATGGTGGAAAGAACAATTGGTGTACAGCAGTGAGTCCAGTGAAGATGAGGTATAA
- the Na gene encoding sodium leak channel non-selective protein na isoform X1 — MMLGRKQSLKGEPVLADYGPEESLNESADIDWVNKLWVRRLMRFCALVSLASVCLNTPKTFEKVPPLQYVTFICDLVVTFLFTAEMIAKMHIRGILERDKSYLKDHWCQFDGSMVVFLWLSVILQMFEMLGFVLKFSYVSILRAPRPLIMIRFLRVFLKFSMPKARINLIFKRSSQQIYNVTLFFLFFMSLYGLLGVQFFGELKNHCVLNTTDPKHITINSLAIPDTFCSTDPESGYQCPEGMTCMKLELSKYIMGFNGFDNFVTSIFTVYQAASQEGWVFIMYRAIDSLPAWRAVLYFSTMIFFLAWLVKNVFIAVITETFNEIRVQFQQMWGVRGHISNSTASQILTGDDNGWKLVTLDENKHGGLASPLCHAILRSPHFRMVVMCAILANGITTATMSFKHDEKPRHTYYDNYYYAEIAFTTFLDLETLFKIWCLGFRSYYKHSIHKFELLLAIGTTIHIIPFFYLSGFTYFQVLRVVRLIKASPMLEDFVYKIFGPGKKLGSLIIFTMCLLVISSSISMQLFCFLCDFTKFETFPEAFMSMFQILTQEAWVDVMDETMLRTHETMGAFVAIYFILYHLFVTLIVLSLFVAVILDNLELDEDIKKLKQLKFREQSAEIKETLPFRLRIFEKFPDSPQMTCLHKVPSDFSLPKVRESFMRQFVFEMENEENEGAKKVNETFDSKMIYRKQRPVKILNNPPKVRNVVTNLKKAAVNYIINDSNNQRLLLGDSAMIPVPGKGLLKPQGTVNSAKQLRIDQKKSIRRSVRSGSIKLKQTYEHLMENGDIGGINRVSSSRSRPHDLDIKLLQAKRQQAEMRRNQREEDLRENHPFFDTPLFAVPRESKFRKICQSLVYARYDTNVKDPLTGKERKVQYKSLHNFLGLVTYLDWVMIFATTMSCISMMFETPRYRVMEIPALQIAEYGFVIFMSIELALKILADGLFFTPKAYIKDVASVLDVFIYVVSLVFLCWMPKSVPANSDAQLLMILRCVRPLRIFTLVPHMRKVVYELCRGFKEILLVSTLLILLMFIFASYGVQLYGGRLARCNDPTILKREDCVGVFMRRVFVTKMKLRPGQNESYPSILVPRVWANPRRFNFDNIGDALMALFEVLSFKGWLDVRDVLIKALGPVHAIYIHIYIFLGCMIGLTLFVGVVIANYSENKGTALLTVDQRRWCDLKKRLKIAQPLHLPPRPDGKKFRAFIYDITQNIYFKRFIAVMVLINSALLCVSWRIEGEHTEALATVSTILTLIFLVEVIMKNIAFTPRGYWQSRRNRYDLLVTVVGVIWIVIHCTMKNDLSYVIGFMVVILRFFTITGKHTTLKMLMLTVGVSVCKSFFIIFGMFLLVFFYALAGTIIFGTVKYGEGIGRRANFESPVTGVAMLFRIVTGEDWNKIMHDCMIQPPYCTPAANYWETDCGNFHASLIYFCTFYVIITYIVLNLLVAIIMENFSLFYSNEEDALLSYADIRNFQNTWNVVDNHQKGVIPVKRVKFILRLLKGRLETDPQKDRLLFKHMCYELEKLNNGEDVTFHDVINMLSYRSVDIRKALQLEELLAREEFEYIIEEEVAKQTIRNWLEGCLKKIRASGKQQNSLVAGLRANTDQPIQQQEHTEEKRKEADKEEETEIKDTDGSKHKAKKPVLPRSDSIGSGSGRKYLTPTLSDPASIRSEKDKNIPPKKRNNRPPPMAKNNLPHLTESTEQSRQQREAFNAKTTIPKPSSVILEVREWWKEQLVYSSESSEDEV, encoded by the exons ATGATGCTGGGGCGCAAGCAGAGCCTCAAGGGGGAACCCGTCTTGGCCGATTATGGGCCAGAGGAATCCCTCAATGAAAGCGCTGACATAGATTGGGTGAACAag CTATGGGTTAGAAGATTGATGAGGTTCTGCGCCCTGGTATCTTTAGCTTCAGTCTGTTTGAATACACCAAAGACTTTTGAAAAAGTTCCACCTCTTCAATATGTTACCTTTATTTGCGACCTAGTTGTTACGTTTTTATTTACCGCCGAAATGATTGCCAAGATGCACATTAGAGGCATTCTAGAG AGGGACAAATCTTACCTGAAAGATCATTGGTGCCAATTTGATGGGAGTATGGTAGTATTTCTCTGGTTGTCCGTAATTTTACAGATGTTCGAAATGCTGGgctttgttttaaaatttagtTACGTTTCGATACTACGGGCACCACGACCCTTGATTATGATACGCTTTCTAAGAGTCTTCCTTAAGTTCTCCATGCCGAAAGCTaggattaatttaattttcaa ACGCTCGAGTCAACAAATATACAATGTGACTCTATTCTTCCTTTTCTTCATGTCCCTTTATGGTCTTCTGGGCGTCCAGTTCTTTGGTGAATTGAAAAATCATTGCGTTCTTAACACTACCGATCCAAAGCACATTACGATAAACAGCTTAGCGATTCCCGACACTTTTTGCTCGACTGATCCTGAATCGGGATATCAATGTCCAGAAGGGATGACCTGCATGAAGCTTGAGTTATCAAAATACATTATGGGTTTCAACGGTTTTGACAATTTTG ttaCGAGTATTTTTACCGTTTATCAAGCTGCATCGCAAGAGGGATGGGTGTTTATTATGTACCGTGCAATAGACAGTCTACCCGCTTGGCGTGCTGTTCTCTACTTCAGTACAATGATATTTTTCTTAGCTTGGCTTGTCAAGAACGTTTTCATCGCCGTTATCACAGAGACTTTTAACGAGATACGAGTACAGTTCCAGCAGATGTGGGGCGTCAGGGGACATATCAGTAATAGTACAGCGTCTCAA ATATTGACTGGCGATGACAACGGCTGGAAATTGGTAACTTTGGATGAAAATAAGCACGGAGGGCTGGCTTCTCCCTTGTGTCACGCAATTCTAAGATCTCCTCATTTTCGCATGGTGGTGATGTGTGCGATTCTGGCAAACGGCATTACCACCGCGACGATGAGCTTCAAACATGATGAAAAGCCAAGGCACACTTACTATGACAACTATTACTACGCGGAGATTGCGTTCACGACATTTTTGGATCTCGAAACTTTGttcaaaatttggtgccttggATTCCGCAGTTATTACAAGCATTCGATTCACAAATTCGAGCTGCTACTGGCAATTGGTACAACCATacacatcattccgttcttctaTCTTTCTGGATTCACGTATTTTCAG GTTCTTAGGGTGGTCAGACTCATCAAGGCATCCCCAATGTTAGAAGACTTCGTTTATAAGATATTTGGGCCTGGAAAGAAATTGGGTAGCCTCATCATTTTTACCATGTGCTTGCTGGTTATATCATCTAGTATTTCTATGCAGCTTTTCTGTTTTCTTTGTgattttacgaaattcgaaacgtttccagaG GCATTCATGTCTATGTTTCAAATCCTGACGCAAGAAGCTTGGGTTGATGTAATGGATGAAACAATGCTCAGAACACATGAAACAATGGGAGCTTTTGTCGCTATTTACTTCATTTTATATCATCTATTTGTCACATTG ATTGTGTTAAGTCTATTCGTCGCAGTCATTCTGGATAATCTTGAATTAGACGAAGATATCAAGAAGCTAAAGCAATTAAAGTTCCGTGAACAAAGtgcagaaataaaagaaactctACCATTCAGAttaagaatttttgaaaaatttcctgATAGTCCTCAAATGACATGCTTACATAAAGTACCATCAGATTTCAGTCTTCCAAAG GTACGTGAAAGCTTTATGCGACAATTTGTATTCgaaatggaaaacgaagaaaacgaaggggcgaaaaaagtaaacgaaacCTTTGATTCAAAAATGATATACAGAAAACAACGTCCAGTAAAGATTTTAAATAATCCACCGAAAGTAAGGAACGTTGTCACTAATCTTAAAAAAGCAGCTGTTAATTACATTATAAA TGATTCCAACAATCAAAGGCTTTTATTAGGTGATTCTGCTATGATACCAGTACCAGGAAAAGGTCTTTTGAAACCACAAGGTACTGTCAATAGTGCCAAGCAACTGCGTATCGATCAGAAAAA ATCAATCAGAAGAAGTGTTCGTAGCGGATCGATCAAGCTAAAACAAACCTATGAACATCTAATGGAAAATGGTGATATCGGAGGTATAAACAGAGTTAGTTCTTCTCGCAGTAGACCGCATGATTTGGACATTAAATTGCTACAAGCTAAAAGGCAACAAGCAGAGATGCGGAG AAATCAGCGCGAAGAGGATTTGCGTGAAAATCACCCATTTTTTGACACTCCATTATTTGCCGTACCGCGCGAGAGTaaatttcgcaaaatttgtcAATCGCTCGTTTACGCAAGGTACGACACAAACGTGAAAGATCCGTTAActggaaaagaaaggaaagttcAGTATAAAAGCCTACA CAATTTCCTTGGCTTGGTTACGTACCTTGATTGGGTAATGATCTTTGCTACGACGATGTCTTGCATCTCTATGATGTTTGAGACGCCTCGCTATCGCGTCATGGAAATCCCGGCATTGCAAATCGCTGAATACGGTTTTGTTATCTTCATGAGTATTGAATTGGCACTAAAGATTCTGGCCGACGGATTATTTTTTACGCCGAAGGCTTATATTAAAGATGTTGCCTCAGTTTTGGACGTTTTTATCTATGTT GTCAGTCTTGTGTTCCTTTGTTGGATGCCAAAGAGCGTGCCAGCAAATTCTGATGCGCAACTTCTCATGATTTTACGATGCGTTAGACCATTAAGAATCTTTACTCTTGTGCCGCATATGAGAAAGGTTGTTTACGAATTATGTAGGGGGTTCAAGGAAATCTTGCTG GTGTCTACTCTGTTGATCCTATTGATGTTCATATTTGCGAGTTATGGTGTACAGCTTTACGGTGGTAGATTAGCTCGGTGCAACGATCCAACCATCTTGAAACGGGAGGATTGCGTTGGAGTGTTCATGCGGAGGGTTTTTGtgacaaaaatgaaattacgaCCGGGCCAAAACGAGAGCTATCCATCTATATTAGTACCACGTGTTTG ggCCAATCCTAGACGATTTAATTTCGACAATATTGGTGATGCGCTAATGGCACTTTTTGAAGTACTCTCGTTTAAAGGGTGGTTAGACGTTAGAGATGTTCTTATCAAAGCTCTCGGACCC GTTCACGCTATTTATATCCACATCTATATCTTCCTGGGTTGTATGATTGGTTTGACTCTGTTCGTTGGTGTTGTTATTGCCAATTATTCTGAAAATAAAGGAACCGCGTTACTCACGGTCGATCAAAGACGATG GTGCGATTTAAAGAAGCGACTGAAAATCGCACAACCGTTGCACTTACCGCCTAGACCAGATGGAAAGAAATTCAGAGCCTTTATTTATGATATCACTCAAAATATCTATTTTAAAAGATTTATTGCGGTTATGGTACTTATAAACAGTGCTCTTCTATGTGTTTCC TGGAGAATCGAGGGAGAACACACGGAAGCACTCGCTACGGTGTCCACGATTCTGACACTGATCTTCCTCGTGGAAGTAATCATGAAAAATATTGCTTTTACACCACGTGGCTATTGGCAGTCCAGAAGAAACAGATATGATTTGCTCGTGACAGTCGTGGGTGTTATTTGGATCGTCATTCATTGTACAATGAAG AATGATTTGTCATACGTAATTGGCTTTATGGTCGTGATCCTTAGATTCTTCACCATCACTGGCAAACATACAACCCTTAAAATGTTGATGTTGACAGTTGGAGTGTCTGTTTGCAAAAGTTTCTTCATTATATTTGGCATGTTTCTCCTTGTTTTCTTTTACGCCCTAGCAGGCACAATCATTTTTGGGACCGTAAAGTATGGTGAAGGTATAGGGAG GCGTGCCAATTTTGAGTCACCTGTGACTGGCGTTGCTATGCTCTTTCGTATCGTCACAGGAGAAGACTGGAATAAGATAATGCACGATTGCATGATACAACCGCCGTATTGCACACCGGCTGCTAATTATTGGGAGACCGATTGCGGCAATTTTCATGCTTccttaatttatttttgtactttcTACGTCATTATCACATACATTGTTTTGAATCTTCTGGTAG CTATTATTATGgaaaatttttctctattttactCGAACGAAGAAGATGCTTTATTGTCGTATGCTGACATTAGGAATTTCCAAAATACCTGGAACGTCGTTGATAATCACCAAAAAGGTGTCATACCAGTGAAACGG GTGAAGTTTATCTTACGGCTATTGAAGGGTAGATTAGAGACCGATCCTCAAAAGGATCGACTGCTCTTTAAACATATGTGTTATGAActggaaaaattgaataatggTGAAGATGTTACTTTCCACGACGTCATCAA TATGTTGTCATATCGTTCAGTTGATATACGAAAAGCTCTTCAACTTGAGGAATTACTGGCAAGGGAGGAATTTGAATACATTATTGAAGAAGAAGTTGCTAAGCAAACAATAAGAAATTGGTTGGAgggttgtttaaaaaaaattcgagcAAGTGGG AAGCAACAAAATAGTCTTGTTGCTGGTCTTCGTGCAAACACTGACCAACCCATACAACAACAAGAACAtacagaagaaaaaagaaaggaagcaGACAAAGAAGAGGAAActgaaataaaa GACACCGATGGATCTAAGCATAAAGCAAAGAAACCAGTTCTTCCAAGATCTGATAGTATAGGCAGTGGATcaggaagaaaatatttaactcCAACATTGTCGGATCCTGCCTCGATTAGATCTGAAAAAGACAAGAATATACCACCTAAGAAAAGAAACAACAGACCACCAC CAATGGCGAAAAATAATTTGCCACATCTCACAGAAAGCACAGAGCAAAGCAGACAACAGCGAGAAGCTTTTAATGCAAAAACAACTATACCAAAACCTTCCAGCGTTATACTAGAAGTTCGGGAATGGTGGAAAGAACAATTGGTGTACAGCAGTGAGTCCAGTGAAGATGAGGTATAA